Proteins from a genomic interval of Pseudoalteromonas sp. MEBiC 03607:
- a CDS encoding GntP family permease, which produces MLSMIGLLGGLILLIILTLRGVNLFIAAPICALLVALSSGMAIFPVSADTNFINAYMDGFAGFLSAWFFMFLLGSLFGKFMEDTGAADSVASYIVGKLGMKHAVLAVVIACAVLTYGGVSVFIVAFSVYPMALSLFKDANLPRRFIPATLAFGSVTFTMTSAGSPEIQNWIPVKHLGTSPYAAWEVSLVVAIFMATAGYFWLNKMIKKAVANGETFEARDDDPVIIERRRPHPITGVIPLIVVLLLSFTLHDVLQQTALIVALLGGVLSIVIINFKHFHDMGNAINVGTTGALVAIGNTAAVVGFGAVAKVSPAFTAAVDVMTHMPGNELVGAAVAVSVIAGLTGSASGGQAIALPLVAPGYLDMGVNPEQLHRVVAISSGALDTLPHNGYVVTTIRAICKETHQRAYWSMAALTAVIPLIGVALALGLFIFF; this is translated from the coding sequence ATGCTGAGCATGATAGGACTGTTAGGCGGTTTGATACTGCTGATCATTTTAACGCTGCGTGGGGTAAATTTATTTATCGCTGCGCCAATCTGTGCACTATTAGTTGCACTTAGTAGTGGCATGGCCATTTTCCCTGTATCGGCAGATACAAACTTTATTAACGCCTATATGGATGGCTTTGCAGGCTTCTTAAGTGCGTGGTTCTTTATGTTCTTACTGGGTTCGTTATTCGGTAAGTTTATGGAAGACACCGGTGCTGCTGACAGTGTTGCAAGCTACATTGTGGGTAAACTAGGTATGAAGCACGCGGTTCTAGCGGTTGTGATTGCCTGTGCAGTTTTAACCTACGGTGGCGTGAGCGTCTTTATCGTTGCGTTTTCTGTTTACCCAATGGCATTAAGTCTGTTTAAAGATGCAAATTTACCGCGCCGCTTTATTCCAGCAACGCTGGCATTTGGTTCGGTGACCTTTACCATGACCTCGGCAGGCTCGCCAGAAATTCAAAACTGGATCCCGGTTAAACACCTTGGTACGTCACCTTATGCAGCATGGGAAGTGAGCTTAGTGGTGGCTATTTTCATGGCGACAGCAGGTTACTTTTGGTTAAACAAGATGATCAAAAAAGCCGTTGCTAACGGCGAGACCTTTGAAGCGCGTGATGATGATCCTGTCATTATTGAGCGTCGTCGTCCGCACCCAATTACAGGTGTGATCCCGCTGATCGTGGTGCTACTTTTATCATTTACACTACATGATGTACTACAGCAAACAGCGCTTATTGTTGCCTTGCTTGGTGGTGTGTTGAGTATTGTGATTATCAATTTTAAGCATTTTCACGATATGGGTAACGCTATTAATGTTGGTACAACTGGCGCTTTAGTAGCAATCGGTAACACCGCTGCTGTGGTTGGTTTTGGCGCTGTGGCGAAAGTATCACCGGCATTTACCGCCGCTGTCGATGTGATGACCCATATGCCGGGTAATGAGTTGGTTGGTGCTGCGGTTGCGGTCAGTGTAATTGCTGGCTTAACAGGCTCTGCTTCAGGCGGGCAAGCCATTGCATTACCACTTGTCGCACCGGGTTATTTAGACATGGGTGTAAACCCTGAACAGCTGCATCGTGTAGTGGCAATTAGTTCTGGAGCCCTCGATACCTTGCCGCATAATGGTTATGTGGTCACAACAATACGCGCTATCTGTAAAGAAACACATCAACGAGCGTATTGGTCAATGGCAGCGCTGACTGCGGTTATTCCGCTTATCGGTGTCGCATTGGCACTCGGACTCTTTATTTTCTTTTAA
- a CDS encoding TonB-dependent receptor, protein MIKLNPKVAPLTLAVSLALAGVSAQAAEQAEPAAKKGELERIQVTARKTVENLQEVPVAVTSVGAEELAENGIVVMTEVQQFSPNTTLQASRGTNSTITAFIRGVGQQDPLWGYEPGVGIYIDDVYLARPQGAVLDLLDVQQIEVLRGPQGTLYGKNTIGGAIKYVTKEMSGDATLNIQGTVGSYNQKDLKITGQLPIVDEKLYVGFGFATLNRDGFGEFLTSALDNQDRENYNKDVTAARVTLEYTPTDDLFFRLAWDKTEDKSNAKGGYRLLPSLLTDAPVPNSVYDSYTSLPTWNKVELEGYSLTARWDMSDSTSIKYIGSSRESYSPTNIDFDNTSLPIFDVPAIYDDEQTTHELQLNHQGDNYKLVSGLYYYDGESCGQFEAILGILGQSLGAPGLTREVSGCSNSNSKAAYIQGSIDLTDKWSMTLGARYTKDKKEAQVNNGLIFDIVYPESGWVPGYTRPEGQLVPTVLDDEEEWSRFTPRAGVEYQYSNDIMFFASYAQGFKSGTFNPRATTAEPAAKPEIVDSFEIGMKSEWNNNLRANVTLFTLDHKDRQYISVLPGDSAADLNQRLGNIGESTSDGIELELNYVATESLSFDASVGYIDSNFDNVIDYDPETGEAFDKSDRFTVSNTPDLTFNLGATYRMYTEMGDFVINGNYYHRGDYALFEEDSLLTQDAYGIFNMGITWYSTDGHWTAGLYGKNLTDEEYMIGGYQFVAPDPTDPTDTSKYTPGLGGDNTLIGYYGDPRTVAFTVGYRF, encoded by the coding sequence ATGATAAAGCTTAACCCAAAAGTCGCGCCACTTACTCTGGCTGTATCACTTGCTTTGGCAGGTGTCAGTGCTCAAGCGGCAGAACAAGCCGAACCTGCAGCAAAAAAAGGGGAACTTGAACGCATTCAGGTAACAGCACGTAAAACTGTTGAAAACTTGCAAGAAGTTCCTGTCGCAGTCACTTCAGTGGGTGCTGAAGAACTGGCAGAAAACGGCATCGTCGTTATGACCGAAGTTCAGCAGTTCTCGCCAAATACCACCTTGCAAGCAAGCCGTGGTACAAACTCTACTATTACCGCGTTTATTCGTGGTGTAGGTCAGCAAGATCCACTTTGGGGTTATGAGCCGGGTGTAGGTATCTATATTGATGATGTCTACCTTGCTCGCCCTCAAGGTGCCGTACTTGACCTTCTTGATGTGCAACAAATCGAAGTATTACGTGGTCCACAAGGGACGCTTTACGGTAAAAATACCATTGGTGGTGCAATTAAATACGTCACCAAAGAAATGAGCGGTGATGCAACGTTAAACATTCAAGGCACTGTAGGTAGCTATAACCAAAAAGATTTAAAAATTACCGGCCAATTACCGATTGTTGACGAAAAGCTTTACGTAGGGTTTGGTTTTGCAACGCTAAATCGTGATGGCTTTGGTGAGTTTTTAACATCGGCTCTTGATAACCAAGACCGCGAAAACTACAACAAAGACGTAACCGCAGCTCGTGTTACCTTAGAGTACACACCGACCGATGACCTTTTCTTCCGCTTAGCGTGGGATAAAACAGAAGATAAATCTAACGCGAAAGGCGGCTATCGTTTACTGCCTAGTCTACTAACTGATGCGCCAGTGCCAAACAGCGTGTATGACTCATACACCAGCTTGCCTACATGGAACAAAGTTGAACTTGAAGGCTACAGCCTGACTGCACGTTGGGATATGAGTGATAGCACAAGTATTAAATACATAGGTTCAAGCCGCGAAAGTTACTCTCCAACAAATATCGACTTTGACAATACCTCGTTGCCAATTTTCGATGTACCGGCTATTTACGATGATGAGCAAACCACTCACGAGTTACAGCTAAATCATCAAGGGGATAACTACAAGCTTGTATCAGGCCTTTACTATTATGATGGTGAATCATGTGGTCAATTTGAAGCTATTTTAGGTATCTTAGGTCAAAGCCTAGGTGCACCGGGTCTAACTCGTGAAGTAAGCGGTTGTAGTAACTCAAACAGTAAAGCAGCTTATATTCAAGGCTCGATTGATTTAACCGATAAATGGTCAATGACACTCGGCGCGCGTTACACCAAAGATAAAAAAGAAGCACAGGTTAACAACGGCCTCATCTTTGACATTGTTTACCCTGAGTCAGGTTGGGTGCCAGGTTACACTCGACCAGAAGGCCAACTTGTACCAACGGTACTCGATGATGAAGAAGAGTGGTCACGTTTCACACCGCGTGCAGGTGTTGAATACCAATATTCAAACGACATCATGTTCTTTGCAAGTTATGCGCAAGGCTTTAAGTCAGGTACTTTCAACCCACGTGCAACTACTGCAGAGCCAGCAGCAAAACCAGAAATCGTTGATTCATTCGAAATCGGTATGAAGAGTGAGTGGAACAACAACTTACGTGCAAACGTCACTTTATTCACCCTTGACCATAAAGACCGTCAATATATTTCGGTATTACCGGGCGATAGCGCAGCAGATCTAAATCAACGCTTGGGTAACATTGGTGAGTCAACATCAGATGGTATTGAGCTTGAGCTTAACTATGTTGCAACAGAATCACTCAGCTTTGATGCATCAGTAGGTTACATCGATAGTAACTTCGATAACGTAATTGATTACGACCCAGAAACCGGTGAAGCATTCGATAAATCAGATCGCTTTACGGTATCAAACACACCTGATTTAACCTTTAACCTGGGTGCAACGTACCGTATGTACACAGAAATGGGTGACTTTGTTATCAATGGTAACTACTACCACAGAGGCGACTACGCGCTATTCGAAGAAGATAGCCTATTAACGCAAGATGCTTACGGTATCTTTAATATGGGTATCACTTGGTACAGCACTGATGGCCACTGGACTGCTGGTCTTTACGGTAAAAACTTAACGGATGAAGAGTACATGATTGGTGGTTACCAGTTCGTAGCGCCTGATCCAACAGACCCAACAGATACCAGCAAATACACCCCAGGTTTAGGTGGTGATAATACGCTGATCGGTTACTACGGCGACCCTCGCACTGTAGCCTTCACTGTTGGTTACCGTTTCTAA
- a CDS encoding response regulator transcription factor, translated as MSLAVNTIIADDHPLFRSALRQAAATSVPEEHIKETSDIDGLFALLSAHPEIELIFLDLTIPGANGLQALSQLRNHYPDILVIMVSANETPAIIKQAMSLGAAGYIPKSSSLDVISEAISHVLNGDTWLPPEVDLTDVVINDEQSEFARNLEKLTPQQYRVLAMIADGLLNKQIAFEMSIQETTIKQHVSAILRKLNVYNRTQAGILFNQLSQVGKIEES; from the coding sequence ATGTCTTTAGCTGTGAACACCATAATCGCCGATGATCACCCGTTATTTAGAAGTGCATTGCGTCAAGCTGCCGCGACATCAGTGCCAGAAGAACATATTAAAGAAACCAGTGACATTGATGGTTTGTTTGCACTGTTAAGCGCTCACCCTGAGATTGAACTGATATTTTTAGACCTCACCATCCCTGGTGCAAATGGCCTACAAGCCCTTTCGCAATTACGTAACCACTACCCAGATATCTTAGTGATTATGGTCTCTGCCAATGAGACACCAGCCATAATAAAACAAGCAATGAGTCTTGGCGCTGCAGGCTACATTCCTAAGTCATCTTCTTTGGATGTCATCAGCGAAGCTATTAGTCATGTACTCAACGGCGACACTTGGTTACCACCTGAAGTAGATTTAACCGATGTAGTGATCAACGACGAACAAAGTGAATTTGCTCGCAACCTTGAAAAACTAACTCCACAGCAATACCGCGTACTAGCGATGATTGCCGACGGTTTATTAAATAAACAAATCGCCTTTGAAATGTCGATTCAAGAAACCACAATCAAACAACATGTGTCAGCGATTTTACGCAAACTAAATGTTTATAACCGCACCCAAGCGGGCATTTTGTTTAATCAGCTTTCGCAAGTTGGCAAAATCGAAGAAAGCTAA
- a CDS encoding serine hydrolase, producing MNTKDNIVYTACKKLGKKLILPTITLLSLILSAFSAHADELDQWLVELMQKRNIPGLQLAVVRDNKVIKVASYGVANIEDNIAVDADTLFVINSATKAFVGVALMQLVEQKKLDLNAPIGTYLPELPTQWHAITTRELMSHTSGLPDIIKDEIANLISDQGPDDAWQQVQTKPLEFETGTRFKYNQTNYVIIGKLINKLSGMPFQQFIAKNQLQKTEMNRTLEAGFGNLNNVVKHSARRYEKQGNELINSREAIFSPMLQTAAGMASTATELANWLVALQTNQFINAQSIQQMWTPTRLKNGHTQGFNQRLNGYSLGWPVMGREEHPALAAIGGNRAGIFVYPEDNMSIVILTNLIGAMPSQFVDEIAGFYIPEMKQENGFGLAKNIKRLWQVLEVQGYENAITAADQLAKDEQIQFTESDINLWGYSLINQDKLNEALAIFKLNTHLYPHSYNTFDSLAEAYWYLGDLKQATANYNHVLKLKPDNTHAKKQLAKLAKLLQ from the coding sequence ATGAACACTAAGGACAACATCGTGTACACAGCTTGCAAAAAACTTGGCAAAAAATTAATCCTTCCAACAATTACTCTTCTATCGCTTATTTTAAGTGCCTTTTCTGCACATGCAGATGAGCTTGACCAATGGCTGGTTGAGTTAATGCAAAAAAGAAATATTCCCGGGCTACAACTTGCTGTCGTTCGAGATAATAAAGTAATTAAAGTTGCCAGCTACGGAGTTGCAAATATAGAAGATAATATTGCAGTTGATGCCGACACTTTATTTGTGATTAATTCCGCAACTAAAGCCTTTGTTGGTGTGGCACTGATGCAGCTTGTTGAGCAAAAGAAATTAGACCTTAATGCGCCTATTGGCACTTACCTACCCGAGCTGCCAACTCAGTGGCACGCTATAACAACAAGAGAATTAATGAGCCATACATCAGGCTTACCTGACATAATAAAAGATGAAATTGCCAATCTAATCTCAGATCAAGGACCCGATGACGCATGGCAACAAGTACAAACTAAACCATTAGAGTTCGAAACCGGCACCCGTTTTAAATATAACCAAACAAACTACGTCATTATTGGTAAGTTAATTAATAAGTTATCTGGGATGCCATTTCAGCAATTTATAGCAAAAAACCAGTTACAAAAAACTGAGATGAACAGAACACTTGAAGCGGGCTTTGGCAATCTCAACAATGTTGTAAAACACTCGGCTAGACGATACGAAAAGCAAGGTAATGAACTAATAAATTCAAGAGAAGCCATTTTCTCACCAATGCTACAAACCGCCGCAGGTATGGCCTCAACAGCAACTGAGCTAGCAAATTGGCTAGTGGCATTACAAACAAATCAATTTATTAATGCACAAAGTATTCAACAAATGTGGACCCCGACTCGACTAAAAAATGGTCATACTCAAGGCTTTAATCAGCGCTTAAATGGCTACAGTCTTGGTTGGCCTGTAATGGGACGAGAAGAACATCCGGCATTAGCTGCCATAGGTGGTAACAGAGCAGGTATCTTTGTTTACCCTGAAGATAATATGTCGATAGTAATCTTAACCAACTTGATTGGCGCAATGCCATCGCAATTTGTAGATGAAATTGCGGGCTTTTATATCCCTGAAATGAAACAAGAAAATGGCTTTGGTTTAGCGAAAAATATTAAACGCTTATGGCAAGTTCTTGAAGTGCAAGGCTATGAAAATGCAATTACAGCTGCGGATCAATTAGCTAAAGACGAGCAGATCCAATTTACTGAAAGCGATATTAACTTATGGGGTTATTCGCTTATTAACCAAGACAAACTCAATGAAGCGTTAGCGATTTTTAAACTAAATACGCACCTTTACCCACATAGTTACAATACCTTTGATAGCTTAGCAGAGGCATACTGGTACCTCGGTGATCTCAAGCAAGCAACCGCCAATTATAACCATGTGTTAAAGCTTAAACCTGATAACACACATGCTAAAAAGCAGCTGGCTAAGCTTGCAAAGTTACTACAGTAG
- a CDS encoding HlyD family efflux transporter periplasmic adaptor subunit yields MDLDSTLKRKPQQSKAKKWLFGAAIGVSALGALMAYQWATPTVVAASQLQIATVEQADFVVKIRGFGRLKPKYQRYLTNTDTAMVEAIHVYPGTIVKKDTVILSLVNPQQAQRLSVARLELARQKASVNEQTINQQSELLERQANLAILKSELQSAELRVDAESKLIEQGIVSSLDYKRSMLNVAQLTERVSIEQQRLAQLKEMHLQRSKIQQELLSQFELNYQVEQHAFDQLQITAGIDGMLQELNVELGQNLVPGTRLAVVGSNKALKAELSVKQADAEKVALNMAAKVNTFSQASHGEVDAKVTRIDPIVTDGRVIIELDLQGTLPANARPDLSIEGYVVSNIIPDALTINVPQKAQAHSEATLFKLNPNTQLATPTNIEFGTLSDNQIQLLSGATVGEQLIISDLSKWQHLATIKIEQDSL; encoded by the coding sequence ATGGATTTAGACAGCACACTAAAACGCAAACCTCAGCAATCAAAAGCTAAAAAATGGCTTTTTGGTGCAGCTATTGGCGTGTCAGCTCTTGGCGCTTTAATGGCGTATCAATGGGCGACCCCCACCGTGGTTGCTGCAAGCCAACTGCAAATAGCAACCGTAGAACAAGCCGATTTTGTGGTAAAAATACGTGGCTTTGGCCGTTTAAAGCCAAAGTATCAACGTTATTTAACCAATACCGACACTGCAATGGTCGAAGCTATCCACGTTTATCCCGGCACTATCGTTAAAAAAGACACTGTGATTTTAAGCCTCGTCAACCCACAGCAAGCGCAGCGTTTATCGGTCGCTCGGCTAGAGCTTGCTCGCCAAAAAGCCAGTGTGAATGAGCAAACAATTAATCAGCAAAGTGAGCTACTTGAGCGCCAAGCAAATCTCGCCATATTAAAAAGTGAGCTGCAAAGCGCAGAGCTTAGAGTCGATGCCGAAAGCAAACTGATCGAGCAAGGAATTGTTTCAAGCCTCGATTACAAACGAAGCATGCTAAACGTTGCACAGCTTACAGAGCGCGTAAGTATCGAGCAGCAACGCCTTGCACAGCTTAAAGAAATGCACTTACAACGCAGCAAAATACAGCAAGAACTATTAAGCCAATTTGAGCTTAATTATCAAGTTGAGCAGCACGCTTTTGATCAGCTGCAAATAACAGCAGGCATCGATGGCATGCTGCAAGAGTTGAATGTTGAACTCGGCCAAAACCTCGTGCCGGGCACCCGCCTTGCGGTGGTTGGCTCAAATAAAGCACTCAAAGCAGAGCTAAGCGTGAAGCAAGCTGATGCCGAAAAAGTGGCACTTAATATGGCAGCAAAAGTAAATACCTTTAGCCAAGCTAGCCACGGTGAAGTTGATGCCAAAGTCACCCGAATTGACCCTATCGTTACCGATGGTCGAGTTATTATCGAACTTGATTTACAAGGCACTCTGCCTGCCAATGCCCGCCCCGATTTAAGCATTGAAGGCTATGTGGTTAGCAACATTATTCCCGATGCATTAACCATTAACGTGCCACAAAAAGCACAAGCACACAGCGAAGCCACGCTGTTTAAACTTAATCCAAATACCCAGTTAGCAACGCCAACCAATATCGAATTTGGTACACTCAGTGACAATCAAATTCAACTTTTAAGCGGTGCCACCGTGGGCGAACAGCTGATCATTTCAGACCTTTCTAAATGGCAGCATTTGGCAACAATAAAAATCGAACAGGACAGTTTATGA
- a CDS encoding ABC transporter ATP-binding protein: MKTNTLISLNKIAKVYRGQNVETYALKDISLNINQGDYICISGPSGCGKSTLLSLLGLLDSPTAGDYFIKEVDTKTLDMDQQAELRNLHIGFIFQSFNLIDELSVFDNVALPLTYREPAMSPSEIEIAVKQALDEVEMGHRAQHKPNQLSGGQQQRIAIARALAGKPSILLVDEPTGNLDSKNGDAVMDLLDELNKKGTTICMVTHDLRYAGRAKTQLKLLDGEIVSYSEARQAPSSDTTEQVFESAEVM; the protein is encoded by the coding sequence ATGAAAACCAATACGCTTATCTCATTAAACAAAATCGCCAAAGTTTATCGCGGCCAAAATGTTGAAACCTATGCATTAAAAGACATCAGCCTGAATATTAACCAAGGTGACTATATCTGCATTAGCGGCCCATCTGGCTGTGGTAAATCGACACTGCTGTCATTATTAGGCCTACTTGATAGCCCAACTGCTGGCGACTATTTCATTAAAGAAGTCGACACAAAAACCCTCGATATGGATCAGCAAGCTGAACTTAGAAACCTTCACATTGGTTTTATATTTCAGTCGTTTAACCTAATTGATGAATTATCGGTTTTTGACAACGTGGCACTGCCACTCACTTACCGAGAGCCAGCCATGAGCCCTAGCGAAATAGAGATTGCGGTAAAACAAGCCCTTGATGAAGTGGAAATGGGCCACCGTGCCCAGCATAAACCCAATCAATTATCCGGTGGTCAGCAACAGCGTATTGCTATTGCCCGCGCACTGGCTGGCAAGCCAAGTATTTTATTAGTGGATGAGCCAACCGGTAACTTAGATTCAAAAAATGGTGATGCTGTCATGGACTTGCTTGATGAGCTGAATAAAAAAGGCACCACCATTTGTATGGTAACCCATGACTTACGTTATGCCGGACGTGCTAAAACGCAACTTAAATTGCTAGATGGTGAAATTGTTTCCTACTCAGAAGCTCGCCAAGCACCTAGCAGCGACACCACAGAGCAAGTATTCGAAAGCGCCGAGGTGATGTAA
- a CDS encoding ABC transporter permease, with the protein MKLTKTRAQLSLAWASLMNAPGFVTAVIATLALTLATLFVVLSLVNSYFLKPLDVYDESRMVVVEQSLTYDDYDATGFQSYQSMVHWLKHNQSFEQSMMINAGEQIFANLDGEPKEPVLYVGGNYFDLLNTPFLMGQGFDLGETLETPDDRVVISANFWRKHYNSDPNIIGKTLSVMAGETDYVHRIVGVVDDSFSPPYMFKASDVEVWFPSSADRRFFHNDDWQSPWTNTFKNLKLIAVLKPGVTIDQVKVDLKQQIDTVKSEWLNNGGITDVKPEITPYRDVELGNNDDLSLMMLAGAVGLLIIAVLNVSTLFFSRALAQHKTLALQAVLGAKRSTLFKSIFLQSLILMTLSVSIALFLSVWGIRLFKVLAEGRLPLVNSLAVDSTLVIVAIILCIALAYIFSVITARLVNYKTLNTQMQNSGKGGVSQVSGRTVRILIGSQMFVAALLVSFSVMVVSKAMGTINRPLGSDTENLYFANLFQPNNQMSLAERYEHMLQYKQVLLDSQGIDDVALGHSPVSQRQNANTLTDVNGKSSIFFPSQWVGPDYFALVNTKILAGRTFSEQAIRGETNEILVSVSVAENLLPGQDYRNIIGKSYQGLEEKMYEVVGVTEDFNHPKYYDESFGRHIWWPATPYSYMFTIKATDGVKLTNKQILNTLKEKNSDLTMWQFNDLQQEYDNLLYMSRLTVVLCSTLALFTLLLAAIGIFGVLSYNLGLRRYEFGIRMALGAKKARLFKLMSVEAIIPVLIGFAVALAVVMMGFYMLQGQLMSWLILDVRLQLLAWSITLCIALFACFRPLVLLLKAKPMAALRND; encoded by the coding sequence ATGAAATTAACCAAAACACGCGCCCAACTGAGCTTAGCGTGGGCATCATTAATGAATGCACCGGGCTTTGTCACTGCGGTTATCGCAACGCTTGCTTTAACACTTGCCACCTTGTTTGTAGTGCTTAGCCTTGTTAACAGCTACTTTTTAAAGCCCCTTGATGTGTACGATGAAAGCCGCATGGTGGTGGTTGAGCAATCACTTACTTATGATGACTACGATGCCACCGGCTTTCAAAGCTATCAGTCGATGGTGCATTGGCTTAAGCATAATCAAAGCTTTGAACAAAGTATGATGATCAATGCGGGTGAGCAAATTTTTGCAAACCTCGATGGCGAGCCAAAAGAGCCTGTGCTGTATGTTGGCGGCAACTATTTTGACTTATTAAACACGCCATTTTTAATGGGACAGGGTTTTGATCTTGGAGAAACGCTAGAAACTCCTGATGATCGGGTTGTTATCTCTGCTAACTTCTGGCGTAAACATTACAACAGCGACCCGAACATTATTGGTAAAACACTTTCAGTCATGGCGGGTGAAACCGATTACGTGCACCGTATCGTCGGTGTTGTTGATGACTCATTCAGCCCACCTTACATGTTTAAAGCAAGTGATGTTGAAGTGTGGTTTCCATCAAGTGCGGACCGCCGTTTCTTTCACAATGACGATTGGCAAAGCCCGTGGACAAACACTTTTAAAAACCTAAAACTGATTGCAGTTTTAAAGCCTGGGGTCACCATAGATCAAGTTAAAGTCGATTTAAAACAGCAAATTGATACGGTTAAATCAGAGTGGCTAAACAATGGTGGTATCACCGATGTAAAACCTGAAATAACCCCGTATCGTGACGTTGAGCTGGGTAATAACGATGACTTAAGCTTAATGATGTTAGCCGGTGCAGTAGGGCTACTGATTATTGCAGTACTGAATGTAAGCACATTATTCTTCTCGCGCGCTCTTGCTCAACATAAAACCCTCGCCTTGCAGGCGGTGTTAGGCGCTAAGCGCAGCACGTTATTTAAAAGTATCTTTTTACAGTCACTGATTTTAATGACCTTATCGGTAAGCATTGCGCTGTTTTTATCGGTATGGGGCATACGTTTATTTAAAGTATTGGCAGAAGGACGATTACCACTGGTTAACAGCTTGGCGGTTGATAGCACGTTGGTCATTGTTGCCATCATACTGTGTATTGCTCTTGCTTATATTTTCTCTGTAATTACAGCGCGTTTGGTAAATTACAAAACCCTAAATACGCAAATGCAGAACAGTGGTAAAGGCGGAGTTTCGCAGGTATCTGGCCGTACAGTGCGTATTTTAATTGGCTCACAAATGTTTGTTGCCGCGCTGCTTGTGAGTTTTTCTGTGATGGTAGTGAGTAAAGCCATGGGCACGATTAACCGCCCACTCGGCAGTGATACCGAAAACCTGTATTTTGCCAACCTGTTCCAGCCAAATAATCAAATGTCATTGGCGGAACGCTACGAACATATGCTGCAATACAAGCAGGTTTTGCTTGATAGCCAAGGCATTGATGATGTTGCCCTGGGTCACAGCCCTGTTTCGCAAAGACAAAATGCCAACACCCTGACTGATGTAAACGGTAAAAGCTCAATTTTCTTCCCTAGTCAGTGGGTAGGGCCTGATTACTTTGCGTTAGTTAATACCAAAATTCTCGCTGGCCGCACCTTTAGCGAGCAAGCTATACGCGGTGAAACTAACGAGATACTGGTATCAGTCAGCGTGGCAGAAAACTTATTACCAGGCCAAGACTATCGAAATATTATCGGCAAGAGCTACCAAGGCTTAGAAGAAAAGATGTATGAAGTGGTGGGTGTAACCGAAGATTTTAATCACCCTAAATACTACGATGAGTCGTTTGGTCGTCACATTTGGTGGCCAGCGACACCATATAGCTACATGTTTACTATTAAAGCTACTGATGGCGTTAAGCTGACTAATAAACAAATACTTAATACGCTAAAAGAAAAGAACAGCGACTTAACCATGTGGCAGTTTAACGACTTACAGCAAGAGTACGACAATTTACTGTATATGAGCCGTCTGACCGTGGTTCTGTGTAGTACCTTAGCGTTATTTACTCTATTATTAGCAGCAATCGGTATTTTTGGGGTACTGAGCTACAACCTGGGTCTGCGCCGTTATGAGTTTGGTATTCGTATGGCATTAGGTGCGAAAAAAGCGCGCTTATTCAAGCTGATGAGTGTTGAAGCTATTATCCCTGTGCTCATTGGCTTTGCGGTTGCACTTGCTGTGGTAATGATGGGTTTTTACATGTTACAAGGCCAGCTAATGTCTTGGCTGATACTTGATGTAAGACTGCAATTACTCGCGTGGAGTATTACCTTATGTATTGCGCTATTTGCTTGCTTTAGACCTTTGGTTTTACTACTTAAAGCAAAACCTATGGCTGCACTGCGTAACGATTAA